A window of the Helianthus annuus cultivar XRQ/B chromosome 4, HanXRQr2.0-SUNRISE, whole genome shotgun sequence genome harbors these coding sequences:
- the LOC110935634 gene encoding protein LURP1 isoform X7 gives MSRLLIISKHSQAVFSVWNGVLGYFQFVFDKAGESAAGEYTVAKVENMEQTVFTLKSLHRHMQVLHDEDLKLIAVLSKEKLMLHSRWSVSCLSGESKADLKIVCSVCKHRIIQSRVNLNATLEKEIETRIRAAAFKVTGSWEHKRCIIYEEDPIEIIAKMTPLPLENDKFMVEVRAGVDCAFVVSLIAILIAMKTKSSGKKKGAGLEAGKVALQFVCGVAFGVGQFLLGELSWYLLQTFAG, from the exons ATGTCTAGGCTTTTGATAATCTCAAAGCACAGTCAAGCCGTATTTTCGGTTTGGAATGGAGTTTTAGGATATTTTCAGTTTGTATTCGATAAAGCAGGGGAATCAGCAGCTGGTGAATATACTGTGGCAAAAGTTGAGAATATGGAACAAACAGTGTTCACATTGAAGTCACTTCATCGCCATATGCAGGTCCTACATGATGAAGATCTAAAACTAATTGCAGTGCTTTCGAAGGAG AAATTGATGCTACATTCTCGATGGTCGGTATCTTGTTTATCGGGAGAAAGCAAAGCAGATTTAAAAATTGTATGCAGTGTATGCAAACATCGCATTATCCAGAGCCGCGTCAACTTAAATGCAACTTTGGAAAAGGAAATTGAAACAAGGATCCGTGCTGCTGCATTTAAGGTCACAGGAAGCTGGGAGCACAAAAGATGCATTATTTACGAGGAAGATCCTATAGAAATCATCGCTAAA ATGACGCCACTGCCACTGGAGAATGACAAATTTATGGTGGAAGTTCGTGCTGGTGTGGATTGTGCATTTGTGGTTTCCCTAATCGCTATTCTCATTGCTATGAAAACGAAAAGCTCTGGTAAAAAGAAAGGTGCTGGTCTTGAAGCTGGGAAGGTAGCTCTCCAATTTGTTTGTGGAGTTGCATTTGGTGTCGGTCAATTTTTGCTTGGTGAACTTTCCTGGTATTTGTTACAAACATTTGCTGGGTGA